From one Nocardioides yefusunii genomic stretch:
- a CDS encoding metallophosphoesterase family protein — protein sequence MGDVHGDAEHAGRLVDVAVGRGATCIVQVGDFGYWAHHPSGVEFLDTVDARSREAGVRWIFVDGNHDNVGHLRVHHTHLTEDGFVHVRDAIAYAPRGHVWTWHGLLFGALGGAVSTDKWERLNWEKRHRKPESLWFPDEETTDAEAQVLVDRIERLDVLLTHDKPRATDPWIHRKDTPDCWPNQDRIQRVVEALRPRLVVHGHLHYRYTDQIDHPEGDRTRVEGLGCDPAATPWQVSWSLNDAWLWVDLTRGLDDVLAGEPIRQARPRARRHVSGAETGE from the coding sequence GTGGGCGATGTCCACGGTGATGCCGAGCATGCCGGACGTCTCGTCGACGTCGCGGTGGGGCGCGGCGCCACCTGCATCGTCCAGGTGGGCGACTTCGGTTACTGGGCCCACCACCCGTCCGGTGTGGAGTTCCTCGACACCGTCGACGCGCGCAGTCGCGAGGCCGGTGTGCGGTGGATCTTCGTCGACGGCAACCACGACAACGTGGGACACCTGCGCGTTCACCACACCCACCTCACCGAGGACGGTTTCGTGCACGTGCGTGACGCGATCGCGTATGCGCCGCGGGGGCACGTGTGGACGTGGCACGGGCTGCTGTTCGGGGCCCTGGGCGGCGCCGTCTCCACCGACAAGTGGGAGCGGTTGAACTGGGAGAAGCGCCACCGGAAGCCCGAGAGCCTGTGGTTCCCCGACGAGGAGACCACGGACGCCGAGGCGCAGGTTCTCGTCGACCGCATCGAGCGTCTCGACGTCCTGCTGACCCACGACAAGCCGCGGGCCACGGACCCGTGGATCCACCGCAAGGACACCCCTGACTGCTGGCCCAACCAGGACCGCATCCAGCGGGTGGTGGAGGCGTTGCGCCCGCGGCTGGTGGTGCACGGGCACCTGCACTACCGCTACACCGACCAGATCGACCACCCCGAGGGAGACCGCACGCGGGTGGAGGGGCTGGGATGCGACCCCGCGGCGACCCCGTGGCAGGTGTCGTGGTCGCTGAACGACGCCTGGCTGTGGGTGGACCTCACCCGTGGGTTGGACGACGTGCTGGCCGGCGAGCCGATCCGCCAGGCCAGGCCGCGGGCCCGGCGTCATGTGTCCGGTGCGGAGACCGGTGAGTGA